From the genome of Phycisphaeraceae bacterium:
GACAGAGGAAGCCCTGCGTGATCAGTTCGCGCACGCCTGCTTCGAAGCAGACTTCGTTGAGCACATGCTGCGGTGCAGGGCCGCAGATCATGCCCGTCTTCATTCGATACGGTGTGGCCGTCAGCCCGATGACGCGCTGGTGGTCGCAGATGTCCCGCGCGTCAGCCAGGAAGCGCCGGTACATCCCTTCGCCGTCTGGTGGAATGAGATGCGCCTCGTCAACGATGACGAGATCAAGCGGACCGAGGTCATGAGCACGCTGGTAGACGGACTGGATACCCGCGATCGTGATCGCATAGCCAAGATCGCGGCGACCGAGTCCAGCGGAGTAGACGCCGATCGGAAGGTCGGGCGCAACGAGTCGCAGCTTGCTTGCCGCCTGGTCGAGCAGCTCTCGAACATGCGCAAGGACGACGACGCGTCCGTTCCATTTGGTGACGGCATCGCGGCAGATCTCGGCGATTACATGCGTCTTGCCGGAGCCTGTCGGCAGGACGATCGCGGGATTCGTGGTGCTGGTCGCGATGTGGTTCCACACCGCGTCGACAGCCTCGCGCTGATAGGGGCGCAGCTCCATTCAGTAGGTCTCCACGATGTCGATGGTGCAGGAGCCGCGAGGAACGACGGCGCCGCGATCGATGGTGAGATGGTCGATCTGCGAGTCGTCCTCGTAGACGCCCGCGTACTCGAGCGCATCGAGCAGGCCCTTCATCGAGTTGTCGATGTCGCGGCGTCTGCGATCAGGTGGATGCAGCGTGACGACCATGTCGAGGCGACCTCGGAAGGTGGATAGGTCAGGGCTCAACCGCACCGCCGCGAGGAGGGCGCGTACGCGTTCGCGATAGCGCCTCCCCTCGCGGCTCACCAGCACGCGGGGTCCGACATGCCGCCAGTAGCGATTGACAGACGGCGGAAATGGAAGGGTGAGCGCGCGTCGTCTCATCGCTTCCACGGCGGCGTCGAACTCGCAAGCGCGGGCTGTCGCGGCCCGGAAGTCGGTGCAGCAACGGCAGCGTTGGCGCCTCCAGTGCCGGGCGTGGGTCGCTTCGCGTAGCCCTTGATGACATTCGTGAACTCGCCGCTGTCATCGCGGCGCTTGAGCCCGACGGTGATCTCAAGCGGGACGCCATGCAGCTCGACGGAGTCCCTCGGCTGCATCACATTCGCCGCGCGGCAGATCGCGCTGAGTTCACCGCGAGCGATCTTCACCGCCATCTCGCTGTCGTTCTCGAGGTTGAGTCGCGCCCAGACCATGCGACCACGGAACGGGCCTTCGGTTACCTGCAGCGCAAACTGGAGGTAGCGGCCGGTTCCGGCCTTGGTGGGCTTCATCTCCGACTCGGTGATGACCGCGATGTACTTGCCAGCGGGGAGTGGATCGAACTGCGCGGCGGGATCGACTTGGTTGGCATCGAAGTTGTTGAGTGTGGCCATGTGGGTCTCCGGTGTGTGTGATTCAGACAGTGGCGGGCGCGTCCGGGCCGGGGGCGGGAGCGGGGGCAACGCCGTGACGGATCGAATTGATGAGGTCGTTCCACGCGAGCGGCAGGCGCGGCGGGAGCGAGTACCTGTTCTTCGCGGTGATTGTGCTGGTCCCCTCGGTTGTGACCACGCGCGTTCCATCTGCCTCGCGCGATGCATAGAGCACGCAGTCCGCCCACTCGATGAAGATGGGCGCGATCCACGGCGGAACATCAGGTCCTGCGAGACGAACGTCGAAGCCTTCCGGCGTCGTCATCTTGGTGTTCGTCGCATGCGCGAGCAGAAGGATGGCGATGCCGCGGTCAGTGATCGCATTCAGCAACGGAAGCAGCTCGCGGCTCACGATGTTCTGCACGATCTCGCGCGCCTTGAAGTAGCCGCCATGGGCGCTCGACAGCGTGTTCGTGACTTCGCCGCGACTCTTCTTGTCGAGGTCCATCACGACGAACTCGGCAATACGCATGACGAGCCAGTCCAATGTGTCGATCGCGATGACCTGGAGTCCCTCGGGTGGCGCACTCTCGATCTCGCTGAGCCAGGCGAATGCCTCGGGCCAGCTCTTGATGAACGGCGTGCGCGTCAGGCCGGGAATCGCGCCGGCGCCGTTCTCGCAGTCGATGAGGAGCGCGTCGGCATCGCGGGCAAGAGTGGTCTTGCCCACGCCGGCGCTGCCGTAGCAGATGATCTTGGGCGGCGCCGGAGTCGTGGTCGTGATCAGGGTGTCGAGTAGTGGCATTGCGTATCCGTGTTGAGCTGTGGGTTCAAGGTCGCTCGGCCAGATCTCACGCATGAAGGCGCCCTGGCCGAAGCGAACAAGTGGCACCGTGGTGCGGGTGGGTGAATCGACGCGCGTGAACCGCACCGACCTCTACATCTGCAGGTCCTGCGGAACCGTCGCGTCGAACATCTCAAAGTGAGGGATC
Proteins encoded in this window:
- a CDS encoding DUF669 domain-containing protein, with product MATLNNFDANQVDPAAQFDPLPAGKYIAVITESEMKPTKAGTGRYLQFALQVTEGPFRGRMVWARLNLENDSEMAVKIARGELSAICRAANVMQPRDSVELHGVPLEITVGLKRRDDSGEFTNVIKGYAKRPTPGTGGANAAVAAPTSGPRQPALASSTPPWKR
- a CDS encoding RusA family crossover junction endodeoxyribonuclease, which encodes MRRRALTLPFPPSVNRYWRHVGPRVLVSREGRRYRERVRALLAAVRLSPDLSTFRGRLDMVVTLHPPDRRRRDIDNSMKGLLDALEYAGVYEDDSQIDHLTIDRGAVVPRGSCTIDIVETY
- a CDS encoding AAA family ATPase, which encodes MPLLDTLITTTTPAPPKIICYGSAGVGKTTLARDADALLIDCENGAGAIPGLTRTPFIKSWPEAFAWLSEIESAPPEGLQVIAIDTLDWLVMRIAEFVVMDLDKKSRGEVTNTLSSAHGGYFKAREIVQNIVSRELLPLLNAITDRGIAILLLAHATNTKMTTPEGFDVRLAGPDVPPWIAPIFIEWADCVLYASREADGTRVVTTEGTSTITAKNRYSLPPRLPLAWNDLINSIRHGVAPAPAPGPDAPATV